A genomic stretch from Serratia entomophila includes:
- a CDS encoding YceK/YidQ family lipoprotein — protein sequence MRFPLLVAGVMALSGCGSIVSRTVPGAGHGHQYYPGVQWDLRDSPWRYITVIDVPLSMVVDTFMLPFDAQHGPYE from the coding sequence ATGCGTTTCCCGTTGCTGGTGGCCGGCGTGATGGCCTTATCCGGCTGCGGCAGCATCGTCAGCCGCACCGTGCCCGGCGCCGGGCACGGCCATCAATATTATCCCGGCGTGCAGTGGGATCTGCGCGATAGCCCGTGGCGTTATATCACGGTGATAGACGTGCCGCTGTCGATGGTGGTGGATACCTTTATGCTGCCGTTTGACGCGCAGCATGGCCCTTATGAATAA
- a CDS encoding GNAT family N-acetyltransferase, which yields MAVRLARPADYPAILQLQAQNVPENLSDAQKRQGFIVSRMDEAQLAHINQRLGILVATAAERLAGFVCLMSTDARPRPPVVDAMLATLAGLSFNGAPLSEQRVFMYGPVCLDRAWRGKGVLKQLYAAVRAHTCGEFDAGALFIDDDNPHSLAAHVQGLGMTALAPFRSGQKDYQLVVFATR from the coding sequence ATAGCCGTTCGCCTGGCGCGCCCTGCAGACTACCCCGCTATTCTGCAGCTGCAGGCGCAAAACGTGCCGGAGAACCTCAGCGACGCCCAAAAGCGGCAGGGATTCATCGTCTCGCGCATGGACGAGGCGCAGCTGGCGCACATCAATCAGCGGCTGGGCATTCTGGTGGCGACGGCGGCTGAGCGGCTGGCGGGCTTTGTCTGCCTGATGTCCACCGACGCGCGGCCGCGCCCGCCGGTGGTGGACGCCATGCTGGCGACGCTGGCCGGCCTGTCTTTCAACGGCGCGCCGCTCAGCGAGCAGCGGGTGTTTATGTATGGCCCGGTGTGCCTCGATCGCGCCTGGCGCGGCAAGGGCGTGCTGAAGCAGCTGTATGCCGCCGTCAGGGCGCATACCTGCGGCGAATTTGACGCCGGCGCGCTGTTTATCGACGACGATAACCCCCACTCGCTGGCGGCGCATGTGCAAGGCCTCGGCATGACGGCGCTGGCGCCCTTTCGCAGCGGCCAAAAAGATTACCAATTGGTGGTGTTCGCCACGCGCTGA
- a CDS encoding MysB family protein: MSLYATLEEAIEAAREEFIEFAEGGNDDEPPVPQQFNLQKYVMQEGDIMWQAEFFEEEGESVECLTLRSGAAAQAIFDGDYDEVEITAEWIDENTLYEWEEGDFQLEPPLDTEEGQAAADEWDER, encoded by the coding sequence ATGAGCCTGTATGCAACCCTGGAAGAAGCCATCGAAGCGGCACGCGAAGAGTTTATTGAGTTCGCCGAAGGCGGCAATGACGACGAACCGCCGGTGCCACAGCAGTTCAACCTGCAAAAATACGTGATGCAGGAAGGCGACATCATGTGGCAGGCGGAATTCTTCGAAGAGGAAGGCGAGTCGGTTGAGTGCCTGACGCTGCGCAGCGGTGCGGCGGCCCAGGCAATTTTTGACGGTGACTACGACGAAGTGGAGATCACCGCCGAATGGATCGATGAAAACACCCTGTACGAGTGGGAGGAAGGCGACTTCCAGCTCGAACCGCCGCTGGACACCGAGGAAGGCCAGGCCGCCGCCGACGAATGGGACGAAAGGTGA
- the leuA gene encoding 2-isopropylmalate synthase — MLIDPSVKYRPFPPVALPDRQWPGHTLQRAPRWCSSDLRDGNQALAEPMDNVRKRQFYQLLLQCGFKEIEVAFPSASQTDFDFVRALIDERLIPDDVSIQVLTQSRDDLIDRTFEALQGAPRAIVHLYNATAPMFRDIVFRQDKAATVALAVNGARRIRQLCELQPETAWTFEYSPETFCFTELEFALEICEAVADVWQPGPQRPMIVNLPATVEVSTPNVYADQIEWFCRRFSRRSQVTISVHPHNDRGTGVACAELALLAGADRVEGCLFGNGERTGNVDLVTLALNLYTQGVAPGLDFSRLKQVVEVVEQCNQLPVHPRHPYAGELVFTAFSGSHQDAIKKGFQAQQQRRDGLWQVPYLPLDPADVGCSYEAVIRVNSQSGKSGAAWLLEQNHGLSLPRGLQIDFSKVVQQATDGSGKEMTTAEVWRLFRDTYGLVDLPRLQLLSYQTESHGVEAYSFSARVLRQGEQLRLLGVGNGLLSSAVDALRQQFGLSLAIEDYHEHTLGHQSSSRAVTYIRCTLAHGEAAYGVGIDVDSASASLQALFNVAGRYLEASC; from the coding sequence ATGTTAATCGACCCTTCCGTCAAATATCGCCCGTTCCCGCCGGTGGCGCTGCCAGATCGGCAATGGCCGGGGCATACTCTGCAGCGGGCGCCGCGCTGGTGTTCCAGCGATTTGCGCGATGGCAATCAGGCGCTGGCGGAGCCGATGGACAATGTCCGCAAGCGCCAGTTTTATCAATTGCTGCTGCAATGCGGCTTTAAAGAGATTGAAGTGGCTTTCCCGTCGGCGTCGCAAACGGATTTCGATTTCGTGCGCGCGCTGATCGACGAACGGCTGATCCCGGACGACGTCAGCATTCAGGTGCTGACCCAGTCGCGTGACGATCTGATCGATCGCACCTTCGAGGCGCTGCAGGGCGCCCCTCGCGCCATCGTGCATCTGTATAACGCCACCGCCCCGATGTTCCGCGACATCGTGTTTCGCCAGGACAAGGCCGCCACCGTGGCGCTGGCGGTGAACGGCGCGCGGCGCATTCGCCAGCTGTGCGAACTGCAGCCGGAAACGGCCTGGACCTTTGAATATTCGCCGGAAACCTTCTGTTTTACCGAGCTGGAGTTCGCGCTGGAAATTTGCGAGGCGGTGGCCGACGTCTGGCAACCCGGGCCGCAGCGGCCGATGATCGTCAACTTGCCGGCGACGGTGGAGGTCAGCACCCCTAATGTGTATGCCGATCAGATCGAATGGTTCTGTCGCCGCTTCAGCCGGCGCAGCCAGGTGACGATCAGCGTGCACCCGCACAACGACCGCGGCACCGGGGTCGCCTGCGCCGAGCTGGCGCTGCTGGCGGGCGCCGATCGGGTGGAAGGCTGCCTGTTCGGCAACGGCGAGCGTACCGGCAATGTCGATCTGGTCACGCTGGCGCTGAATTTGTATACCCAGGGGGTGGCGCCGGGATTGGATTTCAGCCGTTTGAAACAGGTGGTCGAGGTGGTGGAACAGTGCAATCAGCTGCCGGTGCACCCGCGCCATCCTTATGCCGGCGAGCTGGTGTTCACCGCATTTTCCGGATCGCATCAGGATGCTATCAAGAAGGGCTTTCAGGCGCAGCAACAGCGGCGGGACGGGCTGTGGCAGGTGCCGTATTTGCCGCTCGATCCGGCAGACGTCGGCTGCAGCTATGAAGCGGTGATCCGGGTCAACAGCCAGTCAGGCAAAAGCGGCGCCGCCTGGCTGCTGGAGCAAAATCACGGTCTGTCGCTGCCGCGCGGGCTGCAAATCGATTTCAGCAAGGTGGTGCAACAGGCCACCGACGGCAGCGGCAAGGAGATGACCACGGCGGAGGTATGGCGGCTGTTTCGCGACACCTACGGCCTGGTGGACCTGCCGCGGCTGCAGCTGCTGAGCTATCAAACGGAAAGCCATGGCGTAGAGGCTTACAGCTTCAGCGCCCGGGTGCTGCGGCAGGGGGAGCAGTTGCGGCTGCTGGGCGTTGGCAACGGGCTGCTTTCCAGCGCGGTTGACGCGCTGCGCCAGCAGTTTGGCCTGAGTCTGGCGATAGAAGATTATCACGAGCATACGCTGGGGCATCAGAGCAGCAGCCGTGCGGTCACCTATATTCGCTGCACCCTGGCGCACGGCGAAGCGGCCTATGGCGTCGGCATTGACGTCGACTCCGCCAGCGCTTCGCTACAGGCGCTGTTCAACGTTGCCGGTCGCTATCTTGAGGCATCTTGCTGA
- a CDS encoding AraC family transcriptional regulator: MLLYHDFLPANQPVRPLARDYLHGDFEPDHYHNCAQLIHSLSGVVQVNTRLGSWVVPPGRGVWLPAQVVHSLRITGKVAARTLFIDPLARADLPAQCQVVQISPLLRELIICSMEIAPGYPPGGREERVMELILDELRVLPILPLHLPEPRDAPLLALCRHMQQSLAQPWALEQAAAHLNVSGRTLSRRFQRETGLRFSDWVRRARLLAALNALAAGHSVLEVALDLGYDSPSAFSAMFRRMLGVAPSEYFSKMPQDSDRQR, encoded by the coding sequence ATGCTGTTGTACCACGACTTTCTGCCTGCCAATCAGCCGGTCCGGCCGCTTGCCAGGGATTACCTGCACGGTGATTTCGAACCCGATCACTACCATAACTGCGCGCAGTTGATACACAGCCTCAGCGGCGTGGTGCAGGTCAATACCCGTCTGGGCAGTTGGGTGGTGCCTCCCGGGCGCGGCGTCTGGCTGCCGGCTCAGGTGGTGCATAGCCTGCGCATTACCGGCAAGGTGGCGGCCAGGACGTTGTTTATCGATCCGCTGGCGCGGGCCGATCTGCCGGCGCAGTGCCAGGTGGTGCAGATATCCCCGCTGCTGCGCGAGCTGATTATCTGCTCGATGGAGATTGCACCGGGCTATCCGCCGGGTGGCAGGGAGGAACGGGTGATGGAGCTGATCCTCGACGAGTTACGGGTGTTGCCCATCCTGCCGCTGCATTTGCCGGAACCGCGCGACGCGCCCCTGCTGGCGCTGTGCCGGCATATGCAGCAATCGCTGGCGCAGCCCTGGGCGTTGGAGCAGGCCGCTGCTCATCTCAACGTCAGCGGCCGTACCCTGTCACGGCGTTTCCAGCGGGAAACCGGCCTGCGCTTTAGCGACTGGGTGCGCCGCGCCCGGCTGCTGGCGGCGCTGAATGCCCTGGCGGCCGGGCATTCGGTGCTGGAGGTGGCGCTGGATCTCGGCTACGACAGCCCCAGCGCCTTCAGCGCCATGTTTCGTCGTATGCTGGGCGTCGCGCCCAGCGAATACTTCAGCAAGATGCCTCAAGATAGCGACCGGCAACGTTGA
- a CDS encoding VOC family protein, giving the protein MSTEKAVLRVARPSDRLAEIAAMYCRGLGFEILGEFVDHQGFDGVMIGHPQHAYHLEFTHHRGVQVRQAPTQDHLLVFYLPEDDAWQAGCRRMLAAGFRQVEAYNPYWDRLGRTFEDLDGYRVVLQRQVWRQ; this is encoded by the coding sequence ATGTCGACCGAGAAAGCGGTATTGCGCGTTGCGCGTCCCAGCGATCGCCTGGCGGAGATCGCCGCCATGTATTGCCGGGGGCTGGGGTTCGAGATCCTGGGCGAGTTTGTCGATCATCAGGGTTTTGACGGGGTAATGATAGGCCACCCACAGCATGCCTATCATCTGGAGTTTACCCATCACCGCGGTGTGCAAGTGAGGCAGGCGCCGACGCAGGATCACCTGCTGGTGTTCTATCTGCCGGAAGACGACGCCTGGCAGGCGGGGTGCCGGCGGATGCTGGCGGCGGGTTTTCGCCAGGTTGAGGCCTATAACCCCTATTGGGATCGGCTCGGGCGGACATTCGAAGATCTGGACGGTTACCGGGTGGTGCTGCAGCGTCAGGTATGGCGGCAATAA
- a CDS encoding peptide MFS transporter, which translates to MQSSVNKQESRTFFGHPYPLGSLFFTEMWERFSFYGIRPLLILFMAATVYDGGMGLARENASAIVGIFAGSMYLAALPGGWLADNWLGQRKAVWYGSILIALGHLSIALSAVMGNNLFFIGLMFIVLGSGLFKTCISVMVGTLYKKGDARRDGGFSLFYMGINMGSFIAPLISGWLIKSHGWHWGFGIGGIGMLVALVIFRVFAVPAMKRYDREVGLDSTWNSPVAKKNGVGAWLLALAVGVAVIITLIAQGVIVINPVEVASVLVYVIAASVTLYFIYLFVFAGLSRKERARLLVCFILLISAAFFWSAFEQKPTSFNLFANDYTNRMIGDFEIPAVWFQSINALFIILLAPVFSWAWPALARNKVRLSSITKFVIGILFAAAGFGLMMLAAQNVLSNGGAGVSPLWLVGSILMLTLGELCLSPIGLATMTLLAPERMRGQMMGLWFCASALGNLAAGLIGGHVKADQLDMLPDLFARCSIALLICAAVLIVLIVPVRRMLANTQTKSEQKPATSA; encoded by the coding sequence ATGCAATCCTCTGTTAATAAACAAGAAAGCCGGACCTTCTTCGGCCACCCTTATCCGCTTGGCTCGCTGTTTTTCACCGAAATGTGGGAGCGATTCTCGTTTTACGGCATTCGACCGTTACTGATCCTGTTTATGGCGGCCACCGTCTATGACGGCGGCATGGGGCTGGCGCGCGAAAACGCTTCGGCGATCGTCGGCATCTTCGCCGGCAGCATGTACCTGGCCGCGCTGCCGGGCGGCTGGCTGGCGGATAACTGGCTCGGCCAGCGCAAAGCGGTGTGGTACGGTTCGATCCTGATCGCCCTCGGCCACCTGTCGATCGCCCTGTCCGCCGTGATGGGCAACAACCTGTTCTTTATCGGGCTGATGTTCATCGTGCTCGGCTCCGGCCTGTTCAAGACCTGCATCTCGGTGATGGTCGGTACCCTGTACAAGAAGGGCGATGCGCGCCGTGACGGCGGCTTCTCGCTGTTCTACATGGGCATCAACATGGGCTCGTTCATTGCGCCGCTGATTTCCGGCTGGCTGATTAAATCGCACGGCTGGCACTGGGGCTTCGGCATCGGCGGTATCGGGATGCTGGTGGCGCTGGTGATCTTCCGCGTATTTGCGGTGCCGGCAATGAAGCGCTACGACCGCGAAGTGGGTCTGGACTCCACCTGGAACAGCCCGGTCGCCAAGAAAAACGGCGTTGGCGCCTGGCTACTGGCGCTGGCGGTCGGCGTGGCGGTGATTATCACCCTGATCGCACAGGGCGTGATCGTCATTAATCCGGTCGAAGTCGCCAGCGTGCTGGTGTACGTGATCGCCGCGTCGGTTACCCTGTACTTCATCTACCTGTTCGTGTTTGCCGGCCTGAGCCGCAAGGAACGCGCGCGCCTGCTGGTGTGCTTTATCCTGCTGATTTCCGCCGCCTTCTTCTGGTCGGCGTTTGAACAGAAACCGACCTCGTTCAACCTGTTCGCCAACGACTATACCAACCGCATGATCGGTGACTTCGAGATCCCGGCGGTGTGGTTCCAGTCGATCAACGCCCTGTTCATCATCCTGCTGGCGCCGGTATTCAGCTGGGCATGGCCGGCGCTGGCGCGCAACAAGGTACGCCTGAGCAGCATCACCAAATTCGTTATCGGCATTCTGTTCGCCGCCGCCGGCTTCGGCCTGATGATGCTGGCCGCGCAGAACGTGCTGAGCAACGGCGGCGCCGGCGTATCGCCGCTGTGGTTGGTCGGCAGTATTCTGATGCTGACGCTGGGCGAGCTGTGCCTGAGCCCTATCGGCCTGGCGACCATGACCCTGCTGGCGCCGGAAAGAATGCGCGGCCAGATGATGGGCCTGTGGTTCTGCGCCAGCGCGTTGGGCAACCTGGCGGCCGGCCTGATCGGCGGGCACGTCAAGGCTGACCAGCTGGACATGCTGCCGGATCTGTTCGCCCGCTGCTCAATTGCGCTGTTAATCTGCGCCGCCGTGCTGATCGTCCTGATCGTGCCGGTGCGCCGCATGCTGGCAAATACCCAGACCAAGAGCGAGCAGAAACCGGCCACCAGCGCCTGA
- the mdtG gene encoding multidrug efflux MFS transporter MdtG, producing the protein MAPVSEPVNWKRNLFVTWLGCFLTGAAFSLIMPFLPLYVEALGVTGHQALNMWSGLVFSITFLFSAIASPFWGGLADRRGRKLMLLRSALGMAIVMALMGMAQNIWQFLALRAVLGLLGGFIPNANALIATQVPRNRSGWALGTLSTGGVSGALIGPLIGGLLADQYGLRPVFYITAAVLFACFVLTLLCVKEQFTPVQKKDMLHARQVFASLKSPKLILSLFVTTLIIQVATGSIAPILTLYVRDLAGDTHNLAFISGLIASVPGVAALMSAPRLGKLGDHIGPERILVFMLIVSVLLLIPMAFVQTPWQLGVLRFLLGAADGALLPAVQTLLIYNCTNQVAGRIFSYNQSFRDVGNVSGPLLGAAVSASYGFRAVFCVTALVVLFNAAYSWWCLQRRPARTREDTLQEER; encoded by the coding sequence ATGGCCCCGGTATCGGAACCTGTTAACTGGAAACGCAATCTTTTCGTCACCTGGCTGGGGTGTTTCCTCACCGGCGCCGCCTTCAGCCTGATCATGCCGTTCCTGCCGCTGTACGTGGAGGCGCTGGGCGTTACCGGCCACCAGGCGCTGAACATGTGGTCCGGCCTGGTGTTCAGCATCACCTTTCTGTTTTCGGCGATTGCCTCGCCCTTCTGGGGCGGGCTGGCGGACCGGCGCGGCCGCAAACTGATGCTGCTGCGCTCGGCGCTGGGCATGGCCATCGTGATGGCGCTGATGGGCATGGCGCAGAATATCTGGCAGTTCCTCGCTTTGCGCGCCGTCCTGGGGCTGCTCGGCGGCTTTATCCCCAACGCCAACGCGCTGATCGCTACCCAGGTGCCGCGCAATCGCAGCGGTTGGGCGCTGGGCACCCTGTCCACCGGCGGCGTCAGCGGCGCGCTGATTGGCCCGCTGATCGGCGGGCTGTTGGCCGACCAGTACGGCCTGCGCCCGGTGTTCTATATCACCGCCGCCGTGCTGTTCGCCTGCTTTGTACTGACGCTGCTGTGCGTTAAAGAGCAGTTCACCCCGGTACAGAAAAAAGACATGCTGCACGCGCGGCAGGTTTTCGCTTCGCTGAAAAGCCCAAAGCTGATCCTCAGCCTGTTCGTCACTACCCTGATTATCCAGGTTGCTACCGGTTCTATCGCGCCAATCCTGACGCTGTATGTGCGTGACCTGGCCGGCGACACTCACAACCTGGCGTTTATCAGCGGCCTGATCGCGTCGGTGCCCGGCGTGGCGGCGCTGATGAGCGCACCGCGGCTGGGTAAATTGGGCGATCACATCGGGCCTGAGCGCATCCTGGTGTTTATGCTGATCGTATCGGTGCTGCTGCTGATCCCGATGGCCTTCGTGCAAACGCCCTGGCAATTGGGCGTATTGCGTTTCCTGCTGGGCGCCGCCGACGGCGCGTTGCTGCCGGCGGTTCAGACGTTGCTGATATACAACTGCACCAATCAGGTCGCCGGGCGTATCTTCAGCTATAACCAATCGTTCCGCGACGTCGGCAACGTCAGCGGCCCGTTGCTCGGCGCCGCGGTCTCCGCCAGCTACGGTTTCCGGGCGGTATTCTGCGTCACCGCGCTGGTGGTGTTGTTCAATGCCGCGTATTCGTGGTGGTGCCTGCAGCGCCGGCCGGCGCGAACGCGTGAAGACACCCTGCAGGAAGAGCGATAG
- a CDS encoding YciI family protein translates to MYIVSLTYHRPIAEVDSHLEGHIAWLKKYFQEGTFVASGRKNPRTGGVILAKGIERTRLDAILAEDPFNAVAHYEVTDFSATTTAEGFDALAGL, encoded by the coding sequence ATGTATATTGTAAGCCTGACCTATCACCGCCCTATCGCCGAAGTCGACAGCCACCTCGAGGGGCACATTGCCTGGCTGAAGAAATATTTTCAGGAGGGCACCTTCGTCGCCTCCGGCCGCAAGAATCCGCGCACCGGCGGCGTGATACTGGCCAAAGGCATTGAGCGCACGCGGCTGGACGCCATTCTGGCCGAAGATCCGTTTAACGCCGTGGCGCATTACGAGGTGACAGACTTCAGCGCCACCACTACCGCCGAGGGGTTCGACGCCCTGGCTGGATTATAA
- a CDS encoding Kdo(2)-lipid IV(A) acyltransferase produces the protein MTHVPSFNRSLLHPRYWLTWFGIGLLYLLVLLPYPIIYRLGTSLGRFSMRFLKRRVAIAQRNLTLCFPDMPQAERDALVVKNFESVGMGLFETGMAWFWPNWRIERWFKVSGLEHIQKARDNHQGVLLIGLHFLTLELGARIFGIHNPGIGVYRPHDNKLMDWLQTWGRMRSNKSMLDRKDVKGMIRALKQGDIIWYAPDHDYGPRSSVFAPLFAVEKAATTTGSYVLVRMGKPAIIPFTPRRLPEGQGYELIMQPAVENFPLDNELEAAAFMNKVVEKEILMAPDQYMWLHRRFKTRPEGEPSLY, from the coding sequence ATGACTCACGTTCCCTCTTTCAATCGCTCTTTATTACATCCGCGCTACTGGCTCACCTGGTTCGGTATCGGTTTGCTTTACCTGTTGGTATTGCTGCCCTACCCGATTATCTACCGGCTAGGCACCTCGCTCGGGCGGTTCTCGATGCGCTTTTTGAAGCGCCGGGTGGCCATTGCCCAGCGCAACCTGACGCTGTGTTTCCCCGACATGCCGCAGGCCGAGCGCGATGCGCTGGTGGTGAAAAATTTTGAATCCGTCGGCATGGGGCTGTTTGAAACCGGCATGGCCTGGTTCTGGCCAAACTGGCGCATTGAGCGCTGGTTCAAGGTCAGCGGATTGGAGCACATCCAAAAAGCGCGGGACAACCACCAGGGTGTGCTGCTGATTGGCCTGCATTTTCTGACGCTTGAGCTGGGCGCCCGCATCTTTGGCATCCATAACCCGGGTATCGGCGTTTATCGCCCGCACGACAACAAGCTGATGGACTGGCTGCAAACCTGGGGCCGCATGCGTTCCAACAAATCGATGCTGGACCGCAAAGACGTGAAAGGCATGATCCGCGCCCTGAAGCAGGGTGACATCATCTGGTATGCGCCGGACCATGACTATGGCCCGCGCAGCAGCGTATTCGCCCCGCTGTTCGCCGTGGAGAAAGCCGCCACCACCACCGGCAGCTACGTGCTGGTGCGGATGGGCAAACCGGCGATCATTCCTTTCACCCCGCGCCGCCTGCCGGAAGGCCAGGGCTATGAGCTGATTATGCAGCCGGCGGTAGAGAACTTCCCGCTGGATAACGAGCTTGAGGCCGCCGCCTTTATGAACAAGGTGGTGGAGAAAGAGATCCTGATGGCGCCAGATCAGTACATGTGGCTGCACCGCCGCTTCAAGACCCGCCCGGAAGGCGAGCCTTCGCTGTACTGA
- a CDS encoding histidine kinase, which yields MLASWSSAGLLVLGALLGCLGAHLQWNPLLAFAGGMLLLGMVISGFTECEGGR from the coding sequence ATGTTGGCGTCATGGTCAAGCGCGGGCCTGTTGGTCCTGGGGGCGTTGTTGGGCTGCCTGGGCGCGCATCTGCAATGGAATCCGCTGTTGGCGTTCGCCGGCGGCATGCTGCTGCTCGGCATGGTGATTTCCGGCTTTACCGAATGCGAAGGCGGGCGCTGA
- a CDS encoding NADH:flavin oxidoreductase/NADH oxidase has product MSQLFTPIALGPLTLPNRIVIAPMCQYSADGGKATDWHSIHLGHLALSGAGLLIVEATAVSPEGRITPNDLGLWDDATEQALANVVQAVTKHATLPLGIQLAHAGRKAACAVPWEGGAQLGAAHGGWQTLSASSLPFGEHDETPQAMSLDQIAQLKAQFVAAAKRADRLGFALIELHGAHGYLLHQFLSPLANQRSDQYGGSLQNRMRLLLEIFSDVRAAFPAGKAVGVRISASDWVAGGWDLAQSIELSKALKELGCDYIHVSSGGMSPQQKIPVGPNYQVPFAEAIKRETGLPTIAVGLITEPEQAEAIIATGQADMVALARGILYDPRWPWHAAARLGDKVNAPPQYWRSEPHVVKGLFNSR; this is encoded by the coding sequence ATGAGTCAACTGTTTACCCCTATAGCCCTGGGGCCGCTCACCTTGCCCAACCGCATTGTCATCGCGCCGATGTGCCAATATTCCGCCGACGGCGGCAAGGCCACCGATTGGCACAGCATCCACCTCGGTCATCTGGCGTTGTCCGGCGCCGGGCTGCTGATCGTCGAAGCGACCGCCGTCTCGCCCGAAGGGCGCATCACGCCCAACGATCTCGGCCTGTGGGACGACGCAACCGAACAGGCGCTGGCGAACGTGGTTCAGGCCGTGACAAAGCACGCTACCCTGCCGCTAGGCATTCAACTCGCCCATGCAGGGCGCAAAGCCGCCTGCGCGGTGCCCTGGGAGGGCGGCGCGCAGTTAGGCGCGGCCCACGGCGGCTGGCAGACGCTGTCCGCCTCTTCGCTGCCGTTCGGTGAACATGACGAAACGCCGCAGGCGATGAGCCTGGATCAGATAGCCCAGTTGAAAGCGCAGTTCGTCGCGGCGGCGAAGCGCGCCGACCGTCTGGGCTTTGCGCTGATTGAGCTGCATGGCGCGCACGGCTATCTGTTGCATCAATTCCTCTCGCCGTTGGCCAATCAGCGCAGCGATCAATACGGCGGTTCGTTGCAAAACCGCATGCGATTGCTGCTGGAAATTTTTAGCGACGTTCGCGCGGCGTTTCCGGCCGGCAAGGCGGTTGGCGTGCGCATTTCCGCCAGCGATTGGGTCGCGGGCGGCTGGGATCTGGCGCAGTCAATTGAGTTGAGCAAAGCGCTGAAAGAACTGGGCTGCGACTATATTCACGTCTCCAGCGGCGGTATGTCGCCTCAGCAAAAAATTCCGGTTGGCCCCAATTACCAGGTGCCGTTCGCCGAAGCGATCAAAAGAGAGACCGGCTTGCCAACCATCGCCGTCGGCCTGATTACCGAGCCGGAGCAGGCGGAGGCGATAATCGCCACCGGCCAGGCGGACATGGTGGCGCTGGCGCGCGGCATTCTCTATGACCCGCGCTGGCCGTGGCACGCGGCGGCCAGGCTGGGCGACAAGGTCAATGCTCCGCCGCAGTACTGGCGCTCTGAGCCCCACGTGGTGAAAGGCCTGTTCAACAGCCGCTAA
- the trhO gene encoding oxygen-dependent tRNA uridine(34) hydroxylase TrhO yields MPVLHNRISNEELKARMLAETEPRTTVSFYKYFSIDDPQAFRDSLYIQFDKLKVFGRIYVAKEGINAQISVPQNNFDAFRTALFAAHPALDQVRLNIALEDDGKSFWVLRLKVRDRIVADGIDDESFNPANVGEYLQADRVNAMIDDPDTLFVDMRNHYEYEVGHFENAIEVPSDTFRDQLPMAVEMLQDSKDKNIVMYCTGGIRCEKASAYMLHNGFKNVYHVEGGIIEYARKAKEQGLPLKFVGKNFVFDERMGERISDDVIANCHQCGAPCDTHTNCKNDGCHLLFIQCPSCAAKFEGCCSEICREELKLPREEQRARRAGRENGIKIFNKSKGLLQTTMHIPAPEEEGPAG; encoded by the coding sequence ATGCCAGTGTTACATAACCGAATTTCCAATGAGGAACTGAAGGCGCGCATGCTGGCCGAAACCGAGCCGCGCACCACAGTTTCTTTTTATAAATACTTCAGCATCGACGATCCGCAAGCCTTCCGCGACAGCCTCTATATTCAGTTCGACAAGCTGAAGGTGTTCGGCCGCATTTACGTGGCGAAAGAAGGCATCAACGCGCAGATCAGCGTGCCGCAGAACAATTTCGACGCCTTCAGGACCGCGCTGTTTGCTGCGCATCCGGCGTTGGATCAGGTGCGTTTGAATATTGCGCTGGAAGACGACGGCAAATCCTTCTGGGTGCTGCGCCTGAAGGTGCGCGATCGCATCGTGGCCGACGGCATCGATGATGAAAGCTTTAACCCGGCGAACGTGGGTGAATATCTGCAGGCCGATCGCGTCAATGCGATGATCGACGACCCGGATACGCTGTTTGTCGACATGCGCAACCACTACGAATATGAAGTCGGCCACTTCGAAAATGCCATTGAGGTGCCTTCAGACACCTTCCGCGATCAGCTGCCGATGGCGGTGGAGATGTTGCAGGACAGCAAAGACAAAAACATCGTCATGTACTGCACCGGCGGCATTCGTTGTGAAAAAGCCAGCGCCTACATGCTGCATAACGGCTTTAAAAACGTCTACCACGTGGAAGGCGGGATTATCGAATATGCGCGCAAGGCGAAAGAGCAGGGGCTGCCGCTGAAGTTTGTCGGCAAAAACTTTGTGTTCGATGAGCGTATGGGTGAGCGGATCTCGGATGACGTGATCGCCAACTGCCACCAGTGCGGCGCGCCGTGCGATACCCACACCAACTGCAAGAACGACGGGTGTCACCTGCTGTTTATTCAGTGCCCGAGCTGCGCCGCCAAGTTTGAAGGCTGCTGCAGCGAGATCTGCCGCGAAGAGCTGAAACTGCCGCGCGAAGAGCAGCGTGCGCGCCGCGCCGGCCGCGAGAACGGCATCAAAATCTTCAATAAGTCGAAAGGGCTGCTGCAGACCACGATGCACATTCCGGCACCGGAAGAAGAAGGCCCAGCGGGCTGA